TGAAGAATGACCGTTCGGGGAATTTGAAGAGCTTCACGGTAAATTCTGATTTGCTGCAGCGAATCACGTCGCCTTCTTCCAGCGGTATGCCCTGTTGTCCGTCCACGGTGAGAAATGCGTGTTCGCGCGTGACCGCCACCGTGACTTCAATCACCGCTGTGTCCTGCACTACCAGCGGCCGGTTGGTGAGAGCGTGGGAAGCCACCGGAGTAATCACAAAACCCGGAACGTCCGGCACCAGGATGGGCCCGCCCGCGGCCAGCGAATACGCCGTGGAACCGGTGGGCGTGGCGATAATCAGCCCGTCGGCCTTGTAGTTGGAGACAAAGATGCCGTCCACGCGCACGTCAAAGTCCGTGATGCGGGCCACCGCGCTCTGGTTCAGCACCACGTCATTGAGCGCGTCATAGGCGGCCACAAACTTCCCGCCGCGCTGTACCTGGCAGTGCAGCAGGGCGCGCAGACTCAGTTCGTATTTACCAGCGTCCACGGCGGCCAGGGCTGAGGAAATTTCATCCTGCTTGATCTCCGTGAGAAACCCCAGCGACCCCAGGTTCACGCCGAGAATGGGAATCCCGGAGCGGGCCACGCTGCGCGCGGTGGAAAGCAAGGTTCCGTCGCCGCCCAGCACCACTACAAAGTCCGGTTTGGCGTCTTCCAGATGGTCACGCTCCACAATCTCGCAATCCGGGCAGAAGCGGTGCGCGATCTCGTCCACGGTGACCGAGTATCCATGCTTTCGCAGCCAGCCGGTGACTTCCCGGACCGCCTTCTCCAGTTCCGGCTTGCCTTCCTTCGAGATGAGCGAAGCGCGTTTCATTTTTTGGATTCTTGCGAGAAATCTGCGTGCAACAGAAACTCTTGGTTCCCTTCCATGCCCAGTATCGGCGAGTCAATCACTTCGATATTGCGGCCGCCCAACTCCTCCACCGCGCGCCGGACTTTTTTCACCGAGTCCTGCCGGGCATCTTCGTCGCGGACAATGCCGCCTTTTCCCACGCGGTCCTTGCCCACTTCGAACTGCGGCTTCACCAGCACCACCAACTCGCGACGCCCGGCGCTTTTCTCCGCAAATGCTGACGCCAACACCGCCGGGAGGATGAGTGTAACAGAGATGAATGACACATCTATGGCCATGAAGCTTACCGGCGCCTTCGCGCCCGCCTCCCGCAGCATCTCTGGGGTCAAGTAGCGCGCATTGGTCTTTTCCAGCAGCTTCACGCGCGGATCAGAACGCAAGCGGAGCGAGATCTGCCCGTACCCGGTGTCCACGGCAACCACTTCCGCCGCACCGTGTTGCAGCATGCAGTCGGTAAAACCGCCGGTGGAAGCGCCCACGTCCATACAGGTGCGCCCGGCAAGATCAATGTTCCAATGTTGGAGCGCCGCTTCCAGTTTGAGTCCGCCGCGCGAAACGTACTTCATGTCCGCGCCCAACAGGCGTATTTCACATTCCGCTTCCACGCCCGCGCCGGCCTTGGCAACTTTCTGGCCGTTCACCAGCACGCGTCCGGCAAGGACCAGCGCCTGCGCCCGCTCGCGCGACTGCGCCATGCCGCGGTCCACCAGCAGCTTGTCAATGCGGATTTTCATGGGAGGGGACTTGTTGAGGATGTTGTCATTTGCCCGCGAATCGCACCAGACGTTTTTCGAAGTCTTGCACCGCCGGAGACTTCTTGCCCTGGATTTTGCTGACGCTGTGCCCTTCTTCCGCCAGTTTGCGCCTTTGCAGCGGAATTCCGCCTGGAAATTTCGGGTTCAGCCGTCCTTCACTGCTCAGCACGCGCCAATACGGAGCAACCGCTTTCTTCCCGGCTCGCTGCTCTTCGGCCGCGGCTTCCGCAACAATGCGCACAAAAATCCCGGTGGTCAGTGGACACGCCACGTCCACCTTGCTCTTTCTCGCAAGCTCTTCCCGCAATTGCAGCACTGTAACCAGCTTGCCTTTTGGCACGCGACGAATCAGTCCATCCACGTCCAGCGGCTTGGGGATGACCATGGTCCCCTTTCCCAGTTTCGCCGCCATGCGCGCTGGGATCTTGATGATCTTGGGCTCTTGTTCCCGCTCCAGCTTCTGCCGCCAGGGAACTTTGCTCGTGAACTTGGCCGCCATCGCCGCCTCCGTTGCGCATTGCTGTCCATATGGTTTCATCAAACTCGTAGCCAATTCAACTCGTCGTCCGCCACGCCCCCGCTCGTTGGGGCAAAAAAGTTTTCATCATCTATTCACATTCGCACCTCGCTCAGTGCAAAGCGTTAGAACACGCAGCTTTGCGCGATATTCCGCAGCTAACGGTGATCTTTTCCACACTGTTATTCACCGCGCGGTTGAAAACGCGGCCCGCGATTGGAAGCGAAGTTGCCTTCTTGCCAAGTCGAACTGAAATGTGGTTCATCTTCGTCGGCGCATTCTCGGCCGAATGACGTGTTAGGGACTTCTAGTTCCGCTGCGACAGGCGAAATGCGCGCTTGCGGTACACTGGACGCCTGATTCTGCGAGACGTTTTGCTACGCAACTTTCCTTCGCGGATTTTGTTTCACGAACTTTGACGCTTTGACACGAAAAGAAGGGGCCAGCCCAATGGGGCGTAAACACACTGACCCGCGGCGACGGCGATCGCAACCATCTCGCGCAAAGGCCGCCAAGCCCAAGCTGCGGCAGCCTTCTGCGCCGGACAGCAACACTCCAGTGCTGGATGCGGAAAAGCTCAAAGCGCTCTACGCCATGGTCCTCAAATGCCGTCTGGTTGGAGAGAAACTCCGGCGGCTGGCCGGCGATTCCGTTTCCGCTCCCGGCCAGGAAGCAGCCATCGTGGGAACGGCCATGCACCTTCATTCCGGAGATTTCATTGCGCCATCGCGCAGCATGTTCCTGGCCAGCCACGTTCAAGGCGCACCGCTCACGGAGATCCTGGCGCATCTGCACCGCACGGCTGCGCACTCCGCCCGAAAAGAGCCAGCTTCGCCCAATGCATACGGGCTGCCTCTGCCCAGCCTTTCATCGGCCGCACAGTTCAGCGTCGGAGCCTCCGCCGCCCTGTCATTCAAGCTGCAGAACAGACTAGCCGTCGCTCTAGCACTGGTGGAGGATGACGCCACGCTGCCCGGCTTCTGGCACCAACCCGTGGGTTTTGCGAGCGCACATCGTTTGCCCATCGTGTTCACGATCTGTACTTCGCCCGAGTCGCCCGTGTTGCGCGACCAGGCGAACTCCCTCGGACTCCCCGGGATCACCGTGGACGGCCACGATCTAGTGGCCGTCTATCGCGTCGCCCAGGAATGCGTGCGGCGAGCCCGCCAGGGCCACGGCCCCTGCCTGATCGAATGCAAAATTGACCGAGGCAACCCCCAGGCTGCGCCAGGCATTTCCTCGACTCGCGATCCCGTGGCGTTCATGGAGGAGTATCTGAACACGCGCAAGCTATGGTCGAGCGTATGGAAGCAGCGCCTGGTCGCCCTGTTAGATAAGGAATGGCGCGCGGCTGAAAACACAGCTGCTGCGCGGCACTGAAAGTAAAAAGGCCTCCTTCCACAGCGTCGTCACTACTCTGCTCGACGATGAGCCGGCTTACGCGCTCATCGGTGGAACAAAAAAATGTTGTTTTGACCGTAAAGTGAGCTTTTTGTGACACTTGAGTCACTTGCGCTCATATTTGCAAACAGCCGCCCGGTTGACAAGCCTCAAGTGTTCTGCTTATAATTAGCACTCGATGGACATGAGTGCTAGCAACCCATCGATTTATCCACGCAAGTCCTAGTAAATTAAACTCTTAAAGACAAATTTGAAAGGAGCAAGTTCACATGGCAAAGCTCACTCCACTGGGTGAACGCGTTCTCGTGCGCCGGATGACTGAAACGGAAACGGTGCGCGGAGGAATCATCATCCCTGACACCGCCAAGGAAAAACCGCAGGAGGGCGTTGTAGTGGCCGTTGGAACCGGACGGTACGACAAAGGCCAGCACGTTCCCATGTCGGTGAAAGAAGGCGACCGCGTTCTGTTCGGCAAGTATGCCGGATCTGAAATCAAGATTGACCACGAAGACTTCCTGATCCTGAAGGAAGAGGAAATCTTCGGCATTCTCAGCGGCTCAGCCAAGCCCGCAGAGAAGGAAAAAGCAACTGCCGGACGGCGGTAAGTGCGGCAGCACTTAGCACTTAGCCGTTAGCCGGGTTCGCCAAAAGCTACAGGCTAGTGGCTAAAGGCCAAAGGCTAAGGGCTTCGCCGACAAAGAACCATCAAATTACAAACCAAGCGCGTAATGCGCACAAGATTCGATAGAGGAGAAATCTGCAATGCCTAAAGTAATTGTGCACGGTGAAGAGTCGCGGCAGGCGATCCTGCGCGGCGTAAACGTTCTGGCGGATGCCGTGAAAGTGACCCTGGGCCCTCGTGGCCGCAACGTGGTCATCAACAAGAAGTTCGGCTCACCGGTCATCACCAAAGACGGCGTGACCGTGGCCAAGGAAATTGAACTGGGAGACAGCCTGGAGAACATGGGCGCGCAGATGGTGCGGGAAGTCGCCAGTAAGACCAGCGACGTGGCCGGCGACGGCACCACCACTGCCACCGTTCTGGCCCAGGCCATTTATCGTGACGGCGTGAAGACCGTGGCCGCCGGCGCCAACCCCATGGCCCTAAAGCGCGGCATTGAACGCGCTGTGGCCACCATCTGCGGCACGCTGGACAAGAACGGCGAGCGCACCAAGGGCTTTCTGGACACGCTCTCCAAGCCGGTCAGCGGCGACATGATTGCCCAGGTGGGCACCATCTCCGCCAACAACGATGAAACGATTGGCCGCATCATTGCTGAAGCCATGAAGAAAGTCGGCAAAGACGGCGTGATCACCGTGGAAGAAGCCCGCACCATGGAAACCAGCCTGGACGTGGTGGAAGGCATGCAGTTTGACCGCGGCTACCTCTCGCCCTACTTTGTCACCGACCCGGAGCGCATGGAAGCCGTTCTGGACGACGCGCTCATCCTCATCAACGAAAAGAAAATCAGCACCATGAAAGACCTGCTTCCCATTCTGGAACAGGTAGCCAAGCAGGGACGCCCGCTGTTGATCATCGCCG
This genomic interval from Terriglobia bacterium contains the following:
- a CDS encoding NAD(+)/NADH kinase, with protein sequence MKRASLISKEGKPELEKAVREVTGWLRKHGYSVTVDEIAHRFCPDCEIVERDHLEDAKPDFVVVLGGDGTLLSTARSVARSGIPILGVNLGSLGFLTEIKQDEISSALAAVDAGKYELSLRALLHCQVQRGGKFVAAYDALNDVVLNQSAVARITDFDVRVDGIFVSNYKADGLIIATPTGSTAYSLAAGGPILVPDVPGFVITPVASHALTNRPLVVQDTAVIEVTVAVTREHAFLTVDGQQGIPLEEGDVIRCSKSEFTVKLFKFPERSFFNVLRTKLKWGER
- a CDS encoding TlyA family RNA methyltransferase — encoded protein: MKIRIDKLLVDRGMAQSRERAQALVLAGRVLVNGQKVAKAGAGVEAECEIRLLGADMKYVSRGGLKLEAALQHWNIDLAGRTCMDVGASTGGFTDCMLQHGAAEVVAVDTGYGQISLRLRSDPRVKLLEKTNARYLTPEMLREAGAKAPVSFMAIDVSFISVTLILPAVLASAFAEKSAGRRELVVLVKPQFEVGKDRVGKGGIVRDEDARQDSVKKVRRAVEELGGRNIEVIDSPILGMEGNQEFLLHADFSQESKK
- a CDS encoding MGMT family protein, yielding MAAKFTSKVPWRQKLEREQEPKIIKIPARMAAKLGKGTMVIPKPLDVDGLIRRVPKGKLVTVLQLREELARKSKVDVACPLTTGIFVRIVAEAAAEEQRAGKKAVAPYWRVLSSEGRLNPKFPGGIPLQRRKLAEEGHSVSKIQGKKSPAVQDFEKRLVRFAGK
- a CDS encoding co-chaperone GroES; translation: MAKLTPLGERVLVRRMTETETVRGGIIIPDTAKEKPQEGVVVAVGTGRYDKGQHVPMSVKEGDRVLFGKYAGSEIKIDHEDFLILKEEEIFGILSGSAKPAEKEKATAGRR